Proteins found in one Pseudochaenichthys georgianus chromosome 13, fPseGeo1.2, whole genome shotgun sequence genomic segment:
- the LOC117456943 gene encoding aldehyde dehydrogenase, dimeric NADP-preferring-like: MERQAVQRAREAFLSGRARAVEFRLQQLHGLKRMITENETEISTALKQDINRSQYDTPLLELIGIENEIKLAIGKLAEWAAPRSVERNLLTISDEVYVQPEPLGVVLIIGAWNYPWALTLLPLVGAIAAGNAAVVKPSELSECSSLLLRALLPRYLDKDLYTVITGGVSETQELLRHRFDHVFYTGSGSVGKIVMEAAARHLTPVTLELGGKSPCYIDKNCDIRVACRRITWGKFVNCGQTCIAPDFILCEPCIQGRVVECLRLTLLEFYGADPKCSPDYGRIINTHHFNRVMGLMEGYTPVIGGQSDASQRYIAPTVLKDVPPHSRLMQEEIFGPLLPIVAVSDMEDATRFINEREKPLALYIFCSDKKAAKKMIEETSSGGVVVNDVMMHYTLSSLPFGGVGQSGMGRYHGKHTFDQLSHQRACLIRSLGMENVNLSRYPPQDRRRARRVRMALRAPLIDMSKRTFIWAVTATVIGFGLFVALMVILLIAAGLNCTCWYWRGFYNYW, encoded by the exons ATGGAGAGGCAGGCAGTGCAGCGGGCCAGGGAGGCCTTCCTGAGCGGGAGGGCCCGAGCCGTGGAGTTCAGACTGCAGCAGCTCCACGGCCTGAAGAGGATGATCACTGAGAACGAGACGGAGATCTCCACCGCCCTCAAACAGGACATCAACAGG AGCCAGTATGACACACCACTCTTGGAGCTGATTGGCATTGAGAATGAGATCAAGCTGGCTATAGGGAAGCTGGCAGAGTGGGCGGCTCCTCGGTCGGTGGAGAGGAACCTCCTCACCATATCAGATGAGGTCTACGTGCAGCCGGAGCCTCTGGGGGTGGTGCTCATCATCGGGGCCTGGAACTACCCCTGGGCCCTCACCCTCCTGCCCCTGGTGGGGGCCATTGCTGCTG GAAACGCAGCTGTGGTGAAGCCGTCCGAGCTCAGCGAGTGCTCGTCCCTCCTCCTCCGGGCTCTGCTGCCGCGCTATCTGGACAAG GATCTGTACACGGTTATAACGGGTGGAGTGTCAGAGACCCAGGAGCTGCTGAGGCACAGGTTTGACCACGTCTTCTACACAGGCAGCGGCAGCGTGGGTAAAATAGTGATGGAGGCCGCGGCTCGCCACCTCACCCCTGTGACCCTGGAGCTGGGGGGGAAGAGCCCCTGCTACATCGACAAGAACTGTGACATCAGAGTCGCCTGCCG TCGTATCACGTGGGGAAAGTTTGTGAACTGCGGTCAGACGTGCATCGCTCCAGACTTCATTCTGTGTGAACCGTGCATTCAGGGCCGAGTGGTGGAGTGCCTCCGACTAACTCTCCTG GAATTTTACGGAGCTGATCCCAAATGCTCGCCGGACTATGGCCGAATCATCAACACGCATCATTTCAACAGAGTCATGGGTCTGATGGAGGGCTACACTCCTGTGATAGGAGGACAGAGTGATGCCTCACAGCGCTACATTG CCCCTACAGTGCTGAAGGACGTGCCCCCCCACTCCCGGCTAATGCAGGAGGAGATTTTCGGCCCCTTGTTGCCCATAGTGGCCGTGAGTGACATGGAAGATGCCACCCGCTTCATCAACGAGAGAGAGAAACCTCTGGCGCTCTACATCTTCTGCTCTGATAAGAAG GCAGCGAAAAAGATGATTGAGGAGACCTCGAGTGGAGGAGTGGTGGTCAATGACGTCATGATGCACTACACGCTCAGCTCGCTCCCGTTTGGTGGTGTTG GTCAGAGTGGTATGGGCCGTTACCATGGTAAACACACCTTTGACCAGCTGAGCCACCAGAGGGCGTGTCTCATCCGCTCTCTGGGAATGGAGAACGTCAACCTGTCCCGGTACCCTCCCCAGGACCGCCGGCGGGCCCGCAGGGTGCGGATGGCCCTCAGGGCCCCTCTGATCGACATGTCCAAGAGGACCTTCATCTGGGCCGTCACCGCCACCGTCATCGGCTTCGGCCTGTTTGTCGCCCTGATGGTCATCCTGCTCATCGCCGCAGGCCTCAACTGCACCTGCTGGTACTGGAGAGGCTTTTACAACTACTGGTGA